CTTAAATTATACGAAAATTAAtccatgaatattaattttttataaaaaaagagaaaaaatagctACATTTGTTTCAAATCCTAGCCCGGATTGCCTCAGAAGCCAATTCTTGGATACTTGATTTTGCTAAAATTCGATTGAGAACTGTACCCCTTGTGCTCGTAGATCACCATGCTCAATTATTGTCCTTTTTGGGTAATTTAGAGGGCCAAGGGTTCTAGGACAAAATATTGCATAGCATAAAATATAGTGGTTGCAGGCCCCATACAATCCACCTAAAATATTGCTGTGGCCAGAATATTTGAGGGACTCCAACATACGGTTTACAAGGTAACTAAACACATTTAAATACATAATagaattaattctaaattttaatgataaaaataaaacttgataataGATGATCaatatttctcaaatatttatcaaaataataccttaaaattttttatttacagatAACATAATTGATAATAGAATTAATGCTGGATGGAAGAGCTAATCCATAAACAACTGCTCCAATTCTCTTCAAAATTTCCAGAGGCCCAATATCTTCATCAAATCTTCAAGTATCGGATGGTTGTTTCTGATTTACCATCATTTTAAGAATGAAATGTTGTACTAAGATGAATTCGAGTAACCATATGTGAAATAAATTACATCCAATTTGAAAGCGGATGGAAAAGATTTCAAAGAGCATTCAATAAACATccaagtttggaaaatgatctTCAAATTCAACTTGTAAGACATATATACTGTACTGATTTGGAGTAAGTTCAACCATCCAGGTATTCTCCAAAATGATCTTGTGCTATCTCAACCATCCAGGTCCTTAATAACcataaaaaccatcaaattaGAAGAACTTTCAAGTTTGAAAAGAAGGTTAGATGTGCATGATTGTACACGCATTTTGTTATAGGAGCAAATTCCCatcacttttaattaaaaaacttactttataataaaaaaaaggttaatatcacatctttttcatttttgttttaaaatatcgagtttgcaataaaatataaaaacattattcaattttttttattttaatgtaaaaaaaaaaatcaaatttctatataaactaaagtgattttaataaaatatgttagTGACTGttggctttttgttttttcaaaaaataattattaaagttataatttattttttaagtgatatTCGATAGATCTAAttgttaaagataatatttattttttatattaaataagaaaattattattataaaatcaagaaaagaaataaaaccaagcaaactctaaatattcaataaaaaatattgttaaagataatatttaattttttagattaaataagaaaaatgtaacaattaaagatgatatttaatctcttaaattaaatagaataaaatagaaataactaAAGGAAATATGTATTCTTACCAAAAagccttaaatatttaatatttttttttattaaagatgatatttaattttttagattaaataataataataaaatcattagagataatatttaatctcataaattaaatataatagaataaaaataactaaataaaatatttgttcttaCCCTTAAGTCTTAAACTGAGGCTATGTCCTTTCAGCTTCGAAAATAAATAGTCACTCCATTGCTTAGGTGTAGATGCTGTGATTGAACCACAATGAGGATGAGGAAGCAGATGATATTGCGGTGATGAAGGCATCACTGTATCTTTTCCCACTTCTGACTCTTCAAATGAATCTAACTTCCCTGCGatcacattaataaaataataataataatgattattgccTATATACATATTGATTTCAAGGAATGCTGAGATTTTAGACATTAATCAATGTATGTGCCAATTGTGTGTGCTTCTTCTTGTGCAATGGAGACTGAAAGAAATAGCACCTCAACAACGCTCTTCTGTAATTTATTTGGTGAATGACTGCGGTGATCATCAACAGTAATATACCAGAAACTATTACTTAGACCTTCAATGCCCTGAATCTCTTCTAACAAATGACTTTCTTCTAGATCTATATATAGTTGTTCTTCTTGCTCGATTGGTATTCTTACTATTTTCAATGATTTGCAATGAGCTGCAGCCAAAAAGTCTAAACTTGAGGGAAGATCTGGGATTGATACAAGATATTTGCATGCCCGAACAGACAAGAACGCTAGCTTGGGAAGGAAGCCGAGCCCAGAAGGAAGGCTAGAGAATTTGTTTCCATCTAGTTTCAAAATCTCTAGAGCGGACAAACCACTAAAATCAACACAGTTAGTTGCGCGATCAGACAAACCACCATTAGAAAGCTCAAGACGTTTCACTGATATCCATTTAGTGAAAGACGTTGGCAGCCAACgtttcaaattcaaaacatCTGCAGAAATCAAAGAACAACTTGGTGGAGTCGAACTGTATCCACACAATGATAACTTTCTGACATGCTTTAATTGTGCAATTGAAGAGAgaaattgctcattttcaatccCATCGGCTAGCAGCTTAGTTAAGGTTTCCATATCACCCATGCGTTTTGGCAATTTCTCAAGTTGTGAACACCTAGAAATATTCAGAGTTTCAAGAGACTTTACATTGCCAATGCTTTCAGGGAGATTCTTCAGCCTCCAACATCCCTCCAGATTCAAGAAAACGAGGCTCGTCAAATTTTCAATTGATTGATGCACCTTAACTAAACTTGAGCAACCTTCCAGAATTAGTTTCTCTAGACTTGAACTGTGCAAGTCTGGTGTTTTAATAAGGTGCTGAGAATAACTGAGATCAAGGATTTTTAGCTTGTCGAGAATCTGTCATAATAGAGagcaaaataatgaaaattaatcatAGAAAGTCATAACATGTAAATATACAGGAGAAATTTTGGGGATTGTAGCATGTTTCGTACCTTTTTTCCCTTCCATAATTCTTTGAGGTTACTGTACTGCATATCAAGAACAGCTAGATTGTCCAAGGTAAAATCAGATGGAAAATATTTCAAAGGACATTCATGCCAACAAATCCACATCAACTCTTTAGAAAGCAGTTTGAAGGATCCGGTGAGATGTACTCCATTGATTTGGAGTAAATTTAAGAATTTCATTTCTGCAAATGATCCTGCACTAAGTGATTTAGCTTCTGATGCTCTGACATCCAGTGCAACACCCTCTACAATATCggtaccctaaaaaaaaaacaatacaactttcatACAATTATATGTAATAAGTTTGACTAGAAAATACGCATGCCTCTGCTTTCGTATATGCATTGAGCTCTTACCTTCTGGTGGTCAAGCACATTCCATGCATCGTCTTTATTCCAAATTCTGGTCCTTTTTCCAAGATGCAAGGGAGACGCTTTACAAACGACCTCCCTTCCCATGTCTCGTAATAGATCATGCATGGTTACTATCCTTCCAAGTAACTGCCTTTCATCTTTAATTATACACATATGAAATTGAATCAGAGACCTTTCACGGAGAGTTTCCAAAACAACTTCTGGATTAAGACGGCAGCGGGCTCCTAGCACTTTTGCGAcgtattctttctctatacCAATAAAGAAGCATGCAATATCAAGGAATGCCCTTTGTAGTTCATCATCAAGTGCGTGATAACTTATTAGAAGCTTTCCTTGAATATCGTTGTTTGGAATTCTGCTCAAGTTGTCAATTTTACTTTCCCATTCACCTCTGTTTTTCCTGTACAGAAGAGCTCCTATAACCTCAAGAGCTAAAGGAAGTCCTCCACAGTAACCAACGGCTTTCTTCGAAAGCTCATTATAATCTTTTGCTGGCTTGGAGTCCTTAAAGGCATGCCAGCTGAAAAGCTGAAGGGACTCGTCTGGTTTCAATTCTTTGATCTGATAAGTTTGATCTGCTTCACGAAGTAAACTTGAATATCTTGTTGTAATAATTACTCTACTACTGGGACCAAACCAACTTCGATCTCCCATCAATGCATTTAGCTGGTCCAGATGAGCCACATcatcagcaacaacaagaactcttttgCGACGAAGTCGCTCTTTGATCAGAACCTTTCCTCTATCAGCACAATCGAAGTTTGCaacatattgatttaaaatatcatgaagaagTTGCTTTTGTAAATCAACAAGACCAccattaaattgttttgatcttTCATTTATATCCGAAAGAAAACAGCTTCCCTCGAATCCATTGCAGAGTTGATTAAATACAACTTCTGCTATTGTCGTCTTTCCTATTCCTGGCATCCCATGTATGCCCACAATGCGTACATCATCTGTTGCAGTACTTAGAAAGTCAAAAATATTGTGAGCAAGCCGATCCATACCTACTAGGTGCTCAGGAACATACAAGTACTTGGGTTCTAATTTATTCAACACAACCTTGATAATCtctttgataaattttgcttCATGCCTGCTCATAGACAAAAGCAAGTCATTGATAGCGAGtcaattaagtattttattgtttcacattgaaaaatgtAAAGTATATTGACTCCATAAATTTGGAAAAAAGGCATACCCATTTGCCATATCATTGAGATTCCATCCAGATAGATTTCCAGCCTCCTCAAGAGCTTTTCTCCACTCCTTCACCAGCTTCTCTTCAAAACGCTTGTCATGTTTAACAAATGCTTCTGCAAAACTGCCATTCTGTTTTCTCACATCTGAAGGATCAATGTCATAGAATATAGGAAGAACAATCTGATTGGTTTTCCTATTTTTGCACTGAAGAATCTCTACAAGTTCATTGAGACACCATCTAGAAGAAGCATATCCTTTTGAGAAGACAACTATGGatatctttgattcttgaattgcccTGAGGAGATGATCGgagatttcttctcctctcggaagttcatcatcatctcgaaAAGTGTGGATTCCTGCTTGGACCAAGGCAGTATATAGATGATCTGTAAATGTCTTGCGAGTGTCTtctcctctaaaactcaagaagacATCATAGGCCCCTTCTGGTCTAGATCGAGAAGACTCTGGCTCTGTCATGGCAGCTGCAGAAATCAAGGGACAATCAATTACCAATGGAGCAATATAACAAAGAGTTAGCTATGAAATTCCAAAGCTATGATATTGAAATGAGGTTAATTGTATTCTCTATATAGGTTTACTGAGGTcagcttttcttctcttttgcgAGGATGAATCGTTGTCTTCATCTTTGGATTGCTTGCGTTTTTCTTTCTGCATTTCTAAGTTAAATATCGTGCAACTCTTTGGATGAACTGGTGAATGATTATCTATCTGAACGTAAGGCTTTCAAGTTATCGTTATGAGCAAGAAgcaaagaagcaaagaagagtaAGTTAAATATAACAAAGAGTTAGCTATGAAATGGCAGCAATGGGACAGAGAAGTTAGCTGCAGAGTAAAGCAAGGTTCTTGAATACTGAAATTTCCAGTCAATACAAGGCAGCCATAGTAGAGTCAACagtaatcaaataatatattcatataaaatcaGCCATGTCAGGACCCCAAACAGTCCCTACATTAACCATTCATCCAAAAGAGTTACacgatatttttattatttgattcagGAGAGACTCTTTAATTATGGATTAAAACCTAACATTATGTAATTCTAAtactatattttgaataattttagggaagaaattataatataattgtaattaagTTCTCAGAAATTTCACAAACAGATTCTATATCTCTTTCTTATTCTCTAGTATTTTCATCCATCTTTTATacttattaaaaacatattttatttctttatatgtttttttcttttttattaaaaatatttgacttcATTCTATTCTTCGAACTTCTTCTCTAGATATATCATCATGGAAACTTTCTTTATGGTATCATTTATTCAAActaatttctattttcttgtTAGTATGatctaatttgttattttatatatatatatcataaaaataaatattcttttatagTTTACATGATGTACAGCccgtttattaaaattataatatgtttaaagataattaaaaaaccttaatttagACATTTTTATAAACGATCCCATCATTAATTATGTATAAtatcttttatcaattttatttcaaacattgtttatactataaaataagccattattcaatattgatgatcaataataaatacagatgattaataataaattttatataatttgtaggggatttttttattctcgttaattagttaattaatacatcgAGAAAAGCCTCAACAAaccttttgttattttgttattttattggtaaatattgagctggaatTTGGAGTGGTTACTGCTACAAGCCTAAAACAGATTTTGCTTCCACACATCTTTTTATCGATGGGCTATATGATTTTGCAAATTTGATGCCATGTAGACCCATGACATGTGGACTTGCTAAATGGCAGCGTTAACATCACTGAGGTCCACGCGTTAATACCTGAAATACCCCAAGACTCCTTTTGCATTCACATGGCTCGCAACCGCAGGGTCCATGGGATGGAAGAGCAGGCTCCCAACTTTAGATTTACCACATCTTTTTATGCTGTGATATTTACCACATCTtgtaaactaatttttaaatattaaaataattattctaagtaaacttgaaaaaatatgtaaaagttATTCTACTGTTGTCTTGATTCATATATAATAGgattttttggatatttttaaggaagaaattctgaattgtaattaaatttttagaagtTCTTACAAAGAGATTATATATCTCTTTCTTGTTCTCTAATTTTatccatcttttatatttattaaaaatatattttatttatttatttatttttttctttatttttttattaagaatatttaacTTCATTCTATTCTTCGAAATAGAAACTCGTAtgtttattcaaattaatttttattttttggttactatcatctaatttattattattatatatatcagaaaaataaaattttttttataatttacattacacatttcttctaataaattcaaaaaatatactgTTCACATATTGACCTAGTGAATCGACTCAAAACCAAGAACTATAcaataaaagtaatattttattaataaatgaagaaatatcaaacagATTCTTAGATTAAAGTTCATTTATGCTTAGCGAAGACTTAGCAAGTAAgtcaatcaagataaaaaatataatcaaatcagATTTaggaaatatatttattttcttgttatttttggattatttgcttgattttagtagttattctcaatttattttaatagatttatttagctattatataaatagttgatgttttctttttaaaaataattgaatttttttaacaatttaaaattataattttataaattaaaaaactctaattctTTTTAGCTTTCTCGTAAATAATTTCCAATTAACTCAGTcaatgacaatttttttaataatacacaAAGAAAGAACAAGGAATTTGGAGGGGTAATTTCGTGGTGGTCGCAACAACTGGGTCCACGCGTTAACATTATTGAGGTCGCTAcagataaaaattttttttgcttcaacaCACCTTTCTATCAATGGCCGTATGTCTTGAGACTCATATGTATTAGGCTAGCTGGAGAGTAAAGCAAAGATATAGAAATGAGGTTACTTGTATTATTCTTTATATAGGATAAAAGGATATGCCTTCTATTCATTTGCAGGCCGAGAAAGCACCACGAAACTAGGAATTTCTAGTGCTAATTTTGAGTCAATGCAAGTCATGAATTAGACTAATCaaataacatattcaaattGCATCAGCGGTTCCTGTATCTACATGTAAACACACTCgtcaatgaattttaaattataattttaaaaattaaaaaaactttaattcttTAGCTTTCTTTCAAATACTTTGCAAGAAGTCAGTCAATAATAGTTTTTCAATTCATATAAAGTAGAAATTTCCTTTGTAAATTACTAAAACTTTTGTGGAGAAGGTGCATTAGTGCTTGCTTTTTATGTAAAGAAGGAAAAGGGAACAAGAAAGATGGGGTGGGAgttgtttccttttgcttttttttaaaaaaaaaatttatttctctctctGGAAGTTTGAAACACTTTATGACAATAATACACGAAAGTACTTTTTGATAGCTCTTCAAGACTTTATGACAAGAAAGGGAATGTCTTTCTGCGTTCCTTTCGTGGGATCTGATGAGCTGGAGGATACTGTCCTCACTGGTTGTTTCCTTTTGCtccttttaatttctctctcaATATTGGAAGTTTGAAAAACTTCATGACAATAAACACTGCACACTTGGAATGTCTTTTCCAAGGAGGCGAAGGGATCTTTCAACAATGAGAGAAATGGGAACAATAACAGAGCAAACTGCTGCCATAACGCATGTGGGAGTGTACTCTAATGTAAGGATGGCAACGTATAAAATGTAGGaagagttaatttattttactttttaatggaaataattattttattcttgatttgtttttatttgatggttttttttgttagcactatTAAGTTCTGttcatcataaaattttaactatattttattcaatatattttaagatccctcgtAAAATTTCAGTTTAATCTGATAAtcgaattaaaaattatgatcaataacataaaattgattaaattttgatttttcatcgaat
This genomic stretch from Populus alba chromosome 19, ASM523922v2, whole genome shotgun sequence harbors:
- the LOC118051964 gene encoding TMV resistance protein N-like isoform X1, whose amino-acid sequence is MQKEKRKQSKDEDNDSSSQKRRKADLTAMTEPESSRSRPEGAYDVFLSFRGEDTRKTFTDHLYTALVQAGIHTFRDDDELPRGEEISDHLLRAIQESKISIVVFSKGYASSRWCLNELVEILQCKNRKTNQIVLPIFYDIDPSDVRKQNGSFAEAFVKHDKRFEEKLVKEWRKALEEAGNLSGWNLNDMANGHEAKFIKEIIKVVLNKLEPKYLYVPEHLVGMDRLAHNIFDFLSTATDDVRIVGIHGMPGIGKTTIAEVVFNQLCNGFEGSCFLSDINERSKQFNGGLVDLQKQLLHDILNQYVANFDCADRGKVLIKERLRRKRVLVVADDVAHLDQLNALMGDRSWFGPSSRVIITTRYSSLLREADQTYQIKELKPDESLQLFSWHAFKDSKPAKDYNELSKKAVGYCGGLPLALEVIGALLYRKNRGEWESKIDNLSRIPNNDIQGKLLISYHALDDELQRAFLDIACFFIGIEKEYVAKVLGARCRLNPEVVLETLRERSLIQFHMCIIKDERQLLGRIVTMHDLLRDMGREVVCKASPLHLGKRTRIWNKDDAWNVLDHQKGTDIVEGVALDVRASEAKSLSAGSFAEMKFLNLLQINGVHLTGSFKLLSKELMWICWHECPLKYFPSDFTLDNLAVLDMQYSNLKELWKGKKILDKLKILDLSYSQHLIKTPDLHSSSLEKLILEGCSSLVKVHQSIENLTSLVFLNLEGCWRLKNLPESIGNVKSLETLNISRCSQLEKLPKRMGDMETLTKLLADGIENEQFLSSIAQLKHVRKLSLCGYSSTPPSCSLISADVLNLKRWLPTSFTKWISVKRLELSNGGLSDRATNCVDFSGLSALEILKLDGNKFSSLPSGLGFLPKLAFLSVRACKYLVSIPDLPSSLDFLAAAHCKSLKIVRIPIEQEEQLYIDLEESHLLEEIQGIEGLSNSFWYITVDDHRSHSPNKLQKSVVEVLFLSVSIAQEEAHTIGTYID
- the LOC118051964 gene encoding TMV resistance protein N-like isoform X2; protein product: MQKEKRKQSKDEDNDSSSQKRRKADLTAMTEPESSRSRPEGAYDVFLSFRGEDTRKTFTDHLYTALVQAGIHTFRDDDELPRGEEISDHLLRAIQESKISIVVFSKGYASSRWCLNELVEILQCKNRKTNQIVLPIFYDIDPSDVRKQNGSFAEAFVKHDKRFEEKLVKEWRKALEEAGNLSGWNLNDMANGHEAKFIKEIIKVVLNKLEPKYLYVPEHLVGMDRLAHNIFDFLSTATDDVRIVGIHGMPGIGKTTIAEVVFNQLCNGFEGSCFLSDINERSKQFNGGLVDLQKQLLHDILNQYVANFDCADRGKVLIKERLRRKRVLVVADDVAHLDQLNALMGDRSWFGPSSRVIITTRYSSLLREADQTYQIKELKPDESLQLFSWHAFKDSKPAKDYNELSKKAVGYCGGLPLALEVIGALLYRKNRGEWESKIDNLSRIPNNDIQGKLLISYHALDDELQRAFLDIACFFIGIEKEYVAKVLGARCRLNPEVVLETLRERSLIQFHMCIIKDERQLLGRIVTMHDLLRDMGREVVCKASPLHLGKRTRIWNKDDAWNVLDHQKGTDIVEGVALDVRASEAKSLSAGSFAEMKFLNLLQINGVHLTGSFKLLSKELMWICWHECPLKYFPSDFTLDNLAVLDMQYSNLKELWKGKKILDKLKILDLSYSQHLIKTPDLHSSSLEKLILEGCSSLVKVHQSIENLTSLVFLNLEGCWRLKNLPESIGNVKSLETLNISRCSQLEKLPKRMGDMETLTKLLADGIENEQFLSSIAQLKHVRKLSLCGYSSTPPSCSLISADVLNLKRWLPTSFTKWISVKRLELSNGGLSDRATNCVDFSGLSALEILKLDGNKFSSLPSGLGFLPKLAFLSVRACKYLVSIPDLPSSLDFLAAAHCKSLKIVRIPIEQEEQLYIDLEESHLLEEIQGIEGLSNSFWYITVDDHRSHSPNKLQKSVVEGS